The following coding sequences are from one Selenomonas sputigena ATCC 35185 window:
- the rfbF gene encoding glucose-1-phosphate cytidylyltransferase, with the protein MKTVLLAGGFGTRITEESERRPKPMIEIGGMPILWHIMKGYSHFGFNEFIICAGYKQHMIKEWFADYFLHTSDITFDFTQENRMIVHNQHTEPWKVTIVDTGLETLTGGRIRRIRKYVEDETFMMTYGDGVADVDIGELVRFHKSHGKAATLTAIMQKQQKGILDIGFDNSVHAFREKAMEDSAPINAGYMVLEPSVFDFIEGDSTVFEQTPMAELAKRNELKCYLHKGFWQCMDTLREKILLEKLWQSGKAPWKLW; encoded by the coding sequence TTGAAGACAGTTCTTTTGGCGGGTGGGTTCGGCACGCGCATTACGGAGGAGTCGGAGAGGCGGCCTAAGCCCATGATAGAGATCGGCGGCATGCCGATCCTCTGGCACATCATGAAGGGGTACAGTCATTTCGGCTTCAATGAATTCATTATATGCGCGGGCTACAAGCAGCATATGATCAAGGAGTGGTTCGCTGACTACTTCCTTCATACGTCGGACATCACGTTCGACTTCACGCAGGAGAACCGCATGATCGTGCACAACCAGCATACGGAGCCGTGGAAGGTCACGATCGTCGATACGGGGCTTGAGACTTTGACGGGCGGACGCATCCGGCGCATCCGCAAGTATGTGGAGGATGAAACCTTCATGATGACGTATGGCGACGGTGTGGCAGATGTTGACATCGGTGAACTTGTGCGCTTTCATAAGTCGCACGGCAAGGCGGCGACACTGACGGCGATCATGCAGAAACAGCAGAAGGGCATCCTGGACATTGGCTTTGATAATTCTGTGCATGCCTTTCGAGAGAAGGCGATGGAGGACAGTGCGCCAATCAACGCGGGATACATGGTGCTTGAGCCTTCCGTCTTTGACTTTATCGAGGGTGATTCGACCGTGTTCGAACAGACGCCGATGGCAGAGCTGGCAAAGAGGAACGAGCTGAAGTGCTATCTGCACAAAGGTTTCTGGCAGTGCATGGATACGTTGCGCGAGAAGATCTTGTTGGAAAAGTTGTGGCAAAGCGGCAAAGCGCCTTGGAAGCTCTGGTAA
- a CDS encoding glycosyltransferase produces MKKEKKVAFFVRKSDEALYCTCLESLQALHLPLGYEAELFTLTAEKPYAVQANKALVLSDAKYKIYINDDVRLVRSQLIEELLTVFKDASIGMVGVLGSQSLPRDGNVLESDYKRGVVYVPTGRELSEMRFGEVSEEETADVRFLLPSFFATQMDLPWDEEYETQYYALLAQCRSFEEIGSRIVTSLAKEAWCAYQSRDISFDAEEADHAKFFARYHPYLNLAETEGAQAVLYACGEGTTLPSWRDFSHPEGIVIGRDTHVHRTASCGLALSNFAGRPKLLLGDHCTISAGSTITVLYGIRLENNVTVAENVHIKDYAYDETVIGLSLEAQMDSSEGGGIQIESGVRIEEGVRIEGAVQIGRGSFIRAGSTVCGNIPAYCIAAGSPARVVKAFSLKERKWLPLANEQVLARLLAERKIAAPLLTFAIITYNRCEYLRKSLDCVLRQLGNDDLAEILVSDNASTDDTKDFVEEMQKTYRNLRYHRNEMNVGAEANIHVAIGKSRGEYVLVAGDDDYFTDGSLLAVLGRLLQHRGRAIFHLRRAHEPYRMHTGSGIAEYVHMVGYHMTWITSTIMRRDIYARIKEPQKHDATRIPQVYLQMEMLKQEPDFAVIAAPFMRLGSGEHMTSGFNFVEVFIKNYFDLLKTAGEIPSTVLSEEKKRLMEECIYFQCERIKAQQLQISLDGLFDIVREYYGEESYYEEICKRLEGVLKERQS; encoded by the coding sequence ATGAAAAAGGAAAAGAAAGTTGCATTTTTCGTACGCAAGTCGGATGAGGCACTTTACTGCACCTGTTTGGAATCGCTGCAGGCGCTTCATCTGCCCCTAGGATATGAGGCGGAACTCTTTACGTTGACGGCGGAAAAACCGTATGCCGTGCAGGCGAATAAAGCATTGGTTCTTTCCGATGCCAAATACAAGATCTATATCAACGATGATGTGCGTCTTGTCCGATCGCAGTTGATCGAGGAATTGCTGACAGTTTTCAAGGATGCCTCCATCGGTATGGTCGGAGTGCTGGGAAGTCAGTCCCTGCCTCGCGATGGCAATGTGCTGGAATCGGACTACAAGCGAGGCGTTGTCTATGTGCCGACGGGACGAGAACTGTCAGAGATGCGATTCGGAGAAGTTTCGGAAGAAGAGACAGCGGATGTCCGCTTCCTTCTGCCCTCATTTTTTGCAACGCAGATGGATTTGCCGTGGGATGAAGAGTATGAAACACAATATTATGCCTTGCTGGCACAGTGCCGAAGCTTTGAGGAAATCGGAAGTCGGATCGTGACGTCCTTGGCGAAGGAGGCTTGGTGCGCCTATCAGTCACGAGATATCTCCTTCGATGCCGAAGAAGCGGATCACGCGAAATTTTTTGCAAGATATCATCCTTATCTGAATCTTGCAGAGACGGAGGGGGCGCAGGCTGTTTTGTATGCGTGCGGCGAGGGAACGACGCTTCCATCTTGGCGAGATTTTTCCCATCCTGAGGGCATTGTTATCGGACGCGATACACATGTGCATCGGACAGCGAGCTGCGGCCTTGCCCTGTCGAATTTCGCCGGGCGCCCCAAGCTCCTTCTTGGTGATCATTGTACAATTAGTGCCGGCAGCACGATCACGGTGCTTTATGGCATCCGGTTGGAAAACAATGTGACGGTGGCGGAGAACGTCCACATCAAGGACTATGCTTACGATGAGACGGTGATTGGCCTTTCCCTCGAAGCGCAGATGGATTCGAGCGAGGGAGGCGGCATTCAGATTGAAAGCGGCGTGCGGATCGAGGAAGGGGTTCGGATCGAGGGCGCCGTGCAGATCGGACGCGGCAGTTTCATACGGGCGGGCAGCACCGTGTGTGGGAATATCCCTGCTTATTGCATAGCAGCGGGGAGTCCTGCACGCGTCGTCAAAGCATTTTCTTTGAAAGAACGGAAATGGCTTCCTTTGGCGAATGAACAGGTATTGGCACGACTGCTTGCAGAGCGCAAGATAGCAGCGCCGCTTCTGACGTTTGCCATCATTACCTACAACCGCTGTGAATACTTGCGGAAATCTCTGGACTGTGTTTTACGACAGTTGGGAAACGATGATCTGGCGGAAATCCTTGTTTCGGACAATGCATCGACAGATGATACGAAAGATTTTGTCGAAGAGATGCAAAAGACGTACAGGAATCTGCGTTACCATCGCAACGAAATGAATGTCGGTGCGGAAGCAAATATTCACGTGGCTATCGGAAAGAGCCGCGGCGAGTATGTGCTTGTTGCAGGGGATGACGATTATTTTACCGATGGGTCTTTGCTTGCCGTACTCGGAAGGCTTCTCCAACACCGAGGGAGAGCGATCTTTCATCTGAGAAGGGCGCATGAGCCGTATCGCATGCATACAGGAAGCGGAATCGCGGAGTACGTTCATATGGTTGGCTATCATATGACGTGGATTACGAGCACCATCATGCGGCGAGACATTTATGCGCGGATCAAAGAGCCGCAAAAGCATGATGCTACGCGCATTCCTCAGGTATACCTGCAAATGGAGATGCTGAAGCAGGAGCCGGACTTCGCTGTCATTGCGGCGCCTTTCATGCGTTTGGGGTCAGGTGAGCATATGACGTCGGGGTTCAACTTTGTCGAAGTGTTCATCAAGAATTATTTTGATTTGCTCAAAACGGCGGGGGAGATTCCGTCGACGGTTCTGTCAGAAGAAAAAAAGAGACTGATGGAAGAATGCATATATTTTCAATGCGAAAGAATCAAGGCGCAGCAGCTGCAGATTTCCTTGGATGGACTTTTTGATATCGTTCGAGAGTATTATGGCGAGGAGTCGTACTATGAAGAGATCTGCAAGAGACTTGAAGGCGTCCTGAAGGAACGGCAGAGCTGA
- a CDS encoding FkbM family methyltransferase has protein sequence MKLEKLYDLYEAGKVSKRLYWELARERLVPLLEVQKIIKKNPYCKSVEIREDGIVLKTQDIELFFDMTQNICRAETIFIGTEGEEIDFISRFIPAGATIFDIGANVGRVSLGLAKAHEDSTIYAFEPVEETFHGLEKNLRLNGEEKHVKAYHMGFYSESGDLKFFVPAANEAASLRPITDTYYFKEGDQGQGECRDRLEEIVCPVDTLDDFVEKHDVKRLDFIKCDTEGAEKMVFSGGIHVFRDLRPVVYTEMLRKHAARFDYHPNEIIEMFKGWGYGCYTSENEKLIPFEKMDESTTETNFFFLHGEKHRALLEKYGD, from the coding sequence ATGAAACTGGAAAAGCTCTATGATTTATACGAAGCGGGGAAGGTGTCAAAGCGCCTGTATTGGGAATTGGCGCGCGAGCGGCTCGTGCCTTTGCTTGAGGTGCAGAAGATTATCAAGAAGAATCCTTATTGCAAAAGTGTCGAGATTAGAGAGGACGGCATCGTACTCAAAACACAGGATATCGAACTCTTCTTTGATATGACACAGAACATTTGCCGCGCGGAGACGATCTTCATCGGTACGGAGGGCGAGGAAATTGATTTCATAAGCCGCTTTATCCCCGCTGGCGCGACGATTTTCGACATCGGAGCGAATGTTGGGCGTGTGAGCCTTGGCTTGGCGAAAGCTCATGAGGATTCGACAATTTACGCCTTTGAGCCAGTGGAGGAGACCTTCCACGGCTTGGAGAAGAACCTTCGGCTGAATGGCGAGGAGAAGCATGTAAAAGCCTACCACATGGGCTTTTACAGTGAGAGCGGCGACTTGAAGTTCTTCGTGCCGGCGGCGAACGAGGCGGCGTCGCTGCGCCCCATCACCGATACGTACTACTTCAAGGAAGGAGATCAAGGGCAGGGCGAGTGCCGGGATCGCCTGGAAGAGATCGTCTGCCCCGTCGATACGCTCGATGACTTTGTTGAAAAGCATGATGTCAAGCGTCTCGACTTTATCAAATGTGATACCGAGGGGGCGGAAAAGATGGTCTTTTCGGGAGGAATACATGTTTTTCGCGATTTGCGTCCCGTCGTTTACACGGAGATGCTCAGGAAACATGCGGCACGCTTCGACTATCACCCGAACGAGATCATCGAGATGTTCAAGGGCTGGGGATATGGCTGCTATACGTCTGAGAACGAAAAGCTCATTCCTTTCGAGAAGATGGACGAGTCGACGACAGAGACGAACTTCTTCTTCCTGCATGGAGAGAAGCATCGTGCGCTTTTGGAGAAGTACGGTGACTGA